GCCCGCGGCGCGGTCGATGGCATCGCGTACCCGGATCGCGGTGATGTTTGGATAGGCGCTGGCCAGATCGCGCAGGATGGCGGCTTCGGCATCGGGCTCGGCATAGACCGTGGCGATATTGCTGTGGGGGGCTCCGGACAGGGCGGCAGGGTTCATGGCCATGACAAATCCCATTCCGGCGGTCGAGAAATCGACCTCGCGGAACGAGGCGATGCGGGCGGTGATATCGCGGCCCAGAATGTTGACGGTCAGGGTATCGCCCAGTTGCAGACCCATCTCGGCGCCCTCTTCAGCGGCAAAGCTGATCAGGGGCGGGCCGTCGTAATCCTGGGGCCACCATGCGCCTTCGGTCAGCCGGGTGGTGTCGGGCAGCTCGGCGGAGTAGGTCACCCCCCTGTCACCGCGTACGACCCAGTGGTTTCCGGCGACCTCGCGTGCGGGGCGGTCGTTGATGCGGGTGATGATCCCGCGCAGCATTGGCGCGCTCTCAACGCGGCTGACACCTGGGTCAGACTCAAGCCGGGCGGTAAACCCGGGCATCTGGTCGCGCTGGATATCGACAAAGAAATACGAGGGTGCCACATCGGGCAGGTTGCCGGAAATCGCATTACGCAGCGTGCCGTCGATCTGGCCCACGGCGGCCAGCACCGACAGGCCAAGCCCCAGCGACAGCATCACCGGCGCGGCCCCCTGCCGGGGCGAAGAGATCGAGGCCAGCGCCCAGCGCAGCGCCGGGCGACCGCGCGCAAGCGGGGCGGCGGCGCGGCTGAGCGCCTGCACCGCACTGGCGGCGATTGCCAGAAGGAGGAGTGCCCCGGCAATGCCACCCAGGGTCCAGAGTGTCAGGGCCAGGGCCCCACTGAACCATGCAGCCAATCCGCAAAGCAGGGCCAGCCCGGCACCCGTTGCCAGCACATAGCGCAGGCGGGGCAGCAGAGGGGCGCGGGACAGGGCATCGCGCAGTAGGGTCGCGGCGCGCACCTCCTCGGTGCGGGCAAGCGGCCAGAGGGTAAAGACCAGCGCCGTCAGCAGGCCATAGATTGCGGCCTCGGCCAGCGGTTCGGGGTAGATCGCAAAGACAGCCGGCACCGGCAGTTGCGCCTCGATCAGCGGGGCTAGAAGCAGGGGCGCAAGCCCGCCAAGCACAAGCCCCAGCAGGATGCCAAGGCCCGACAGTGCGCCGATTTGCAGGAAATAGGTCTGAAACACGATGCGCCGGTCGGCCCCCAGCGTGCGCAGCGTTGCGATGGTGGTGGTCTTGTCGGCCAGATAGGCGCGCACCGCTGCTGAAACGCCGATCCCTCCGACCGCAAGCCCCGACAGGCCGACAAGGATCAGGAACGCGCCCAGCCGTCGGGTGAAATCGGCGATGCCGGGCGCGCCATTGCGCGCATCGGTCCAGCGCAGGCCGCTGTCGGTGAATCGCCCGCGCGCGTCCTGTGCGATGCTGGCCAGGTCGCTATCTGGTGGCAAGTCGAGCCGGTATTTGGTGTCAAAGAGCGTGCCCGGCGCCAGCAGGCCGGATTGCGCCAGGTCCGCGGTCCGCACCAGGGTACGTGGACCGAGGGCAAAGCCGTCTGCGACACCGTCGGGCACCTGCATCAGCCGCGCCATCAGGACAAACTCCTGCGTGCCCAGCCGGAACCGGTCGCCGGGTTGAAGCCCGAGCCGATCGGACAGGACGGGTTCCATCACTCCGCCGGGCAGGCCCTTGGCACCCGCCAGCGCCTGATCGAGCGGCAGGTCCGGGTCCAGCGTGACGCTGCCGAGCAGGGGATAGGCACCGTCGACCGCCTTGACCTGGGTCAGGGCGCGTTCGGCCCCCACCACCGCCATCGAGCGGAAATCCACCAGTTCCGAAACCCGGCTGGCGCGGGCCTGCATCCAGTCCCGCTCCTCGGGGGTGGCAAAGCGATAGGTGAAGCCCATCTGCGCGTCACCGCCCAGAAGGGCCGCGCCCTCGCGGGACAGCCCGGCCTCGATCGCGCTGCGGACCGAGCCGACGGCGGCAATGGCCGCGACACCCAATGCGAGACAGGCCAGAAAGATGCGGAAGCCCCGTAGCCCGCCGCGCAACTCGCGCCGGGCGAGGCGGGCGGCCAGTCGCAGGCTCATTGCGCGGCCTCACGGCTCTCGGTATCCTCGATACGGCCATCGCGCAGGCGGACCACCCGGTCGCAGCGGCTGGCCAGCCGGGCGCTGTGGGTGACCAGAACCAACGTTGCGCCATATTGGTCGCGCAGGCCGAACAGCAGATCCATGATCGCGGCGCCATTGGCCTCGTCCAGATTGCCGGTTGGCTCGTCGGCCAGCAGGATGGCGGGGCGGGGTGCGGCGGCGCGGGCCAGCGCCACACGCTGTTGTTCGCCGCCCGAAAGCTGCGCCGGGTAATGTCCGGCGCGGTGGGACAGACCCACCGCCTCAAGCTCGGCTGCTGCGCGTGCGAACGCGTCGCGATGGCCGGCCAGTTCCAGCGGCGTGGCCACGTTTTCCAGCGCGGTCATGGTGGGGATCAGGTGAAAGCTTTGGAACACCACGCCCATCCGGTCGCGGCGGAAGCGGGCCAGCGCATCTTCGTCCATCGCGCCCAGATCATGCCCCAGGGCCTGCACCCGGCCACCGGTGGCGCGTTCAAGCCCCCCCATCAGCATCAACAGCGAGGATTTGCCCGACCCCGAAGGCCCGACCAGCCCCAGCGTCTGCCCGGCGGGCACATTCAGCGAGATACCGCGCAGGATATCGACCTTGCCGGCATTGCCTTCGAGCGACAAACGGGCATCTTCTAGGACAAGGGCAGGGTCGGTCATGCTGGGCCTTCGCTTGGGTATTCTAGGGCATATGGAGCATCGAGGGATATGCGCAAGGCTTTGATCGGGCTTCTTCTGGCGGGGTGGGGCATGGCTGCAACGGCCGAACCGGTGGTGATCGCCGCGTTGGGCGACAGTTTGACCCAGGGTTATGGCCTGGTGCCCGAGCAAGGGTTTGTTCCGCAGCTGCAACGCTGGCTGATGGCCGAAGGGGCCGAGGTCACGCTGATCAACGCGGGTGTGTCGGGCGATACCACGGCGGGTGGCGCGGCGCGGGTGGCCTGGACCCTGACGCCCGAGGTGGATGCGATGATCGTGGCGCTGGGTGGTAACGACCTGTTGCGCGGCATCGCGCCCGAGGTGGCGCGTGGCAACCTGGCCACGATCCTGACCGAGGCGCAGCGGGCAGGCGTCGCCGTGCTGCTGGTGGGCATGCAGGCGCCGGGCAACTATGGTGCCGATTACAAGGTGGCATTCGATGCAATCTATCCCGAGCTTGCCGCCGAACATAGCGCGCTCCTGGCGCCGAGCTTCTTTGCCGGGTTGATGGCCGAGGGCGATCCGGCAGCAGCGGCGGGTCTGATGCAGGGCGATGGCATTCACCCTAATGCGGAGGGCGTGGCCCGGATCGTGGCGGCGCTGGGCCCGTTTGTGCTGGACCTGGTGCAGGCGGCGGAGAAGTGAGATGCCGGGGCGGTTCTTTCTGACCCGGCCGCTGACGGAGCTGGCGGATTGGCTGGGCTGCGCATTGCCCGACCTGGGCACGCAACCGCCGCGCCGCAATATCCAGCCCGGGCAGGAGGTGCTGGTGTTGACCGGGCAGGGCCTGTGCCCGATGCGCTGGGGGATCGTGCCGGTGGGCCGGGTCAACGCAAGGGGGCGCCCGGTGATGGAGACCATCATCAACGCGCGTTCCGAAACCGTGTTCGACAAATCGGCCTTTGCCGGAACCGGGCGGGCGGTGATCCCGGTGGATGGCTGGTACGAATGGACGGGAGAAAAACGCCGCAAGACAGCCTGGCGGATCAGCGATGCGGCTGGCGCGCCGCTGTTGTTTGCCGCCATCACCGATGTCTGGACCGCGCCCGGCGGGCAGCAGTTGCATCAGGTGGCGGCAGTCACCTGCCCCCCAAATGCGGATGTCGCGCCGATCCATCACCGGATGGGCGTGTTGCTGTCACGTGAGGATGTGCCGGTTTGGCTGAACGGGGATCAAACGCAGGTTCAGGCGCTGATGCGCCCCTGGCCCGAGGGCCGGCTGCGGATCGAACGGGCCACCGATGTGGATTGGTCGGCGCCGTAGAGAGACCGGGTCCGGCAATCCGGACCCGGCAGGCAAAGCTTAGAGCAGCTTCAGATCGACCGCGGATTCGCGGCCATCGCGCCCGGGCTTCAGCTCGTAGCTGACTTTCTGATTGTCGGCGAGGCCGGTCAGTCCCGAACGCTCGACAGCTGAAATGTGCACGAACACATCCTTGCCGCCTTCTTCGGGGGCGATGAAGCCGAAGCCTTTGGTGGTGTTGAACCATTTGACGGTGCCGGTGGCCATCGTCATATCTCCTGTCTTTTCTTTCAGTTCCCTGCCCGCGATATGCGGCAGAACGGCTCGGTCAATGCGAAATCGAGGACTGAGCCGGAAAAGGAGCAGTGTAGTCGATAGCGTAACGTTGCGCCCCCAGAAATGGGTTGCGCGCAGGCGTTTGGCAAGAAGATTCTCGCATTTCCCCTTGTATGGCGCCTGAATCCCGGCGTCAGAGTACCGTCACGACCGTGCCCAGCGGCACCCGGTTATAAAGGTCGATCACATGCTCGTTCAGCATCCGGATACAGCCGTTCGAGGCCGCATGTCCGATGGTTTGGGGCTGGGTGGTGCCGTGAATGCGGAAATAGGTGTCGACCCCGTTCTGGAAAAGATAGAGCGCGCGGGCCCCCAGCGGATTTTCCGGGCCGCCGGGCTGGATGTAATTGTTGTCGACAAATTTGGCATAGGTGCGCGGATCACGCTCGATCATCTCGGGGGTGGGCCGCCAGGTGGGCCATTCCTTTTTCACGTCGATGGTGGCTGTACCGGTGAATTCCAGCCCGGCCTTGCCAACGCCACAGCCGTAGCGGATCGCCTCACGTTCCTCGGTCACGTAATAGAGGTAGAACGAGCGCGGCAGGATCAGCAGGCGCCCCGGTTCGAATTGTTTCTTGATCCGCACGACCTGAGGTGTTGGATCGAAGGCATCGCTGGCTTTGGCCTGTATGGCCCAGGGCAATGTACCGGCAGCAGCCGAAGCAGCGATGAATGTGCGGCGCGTGATCATGTCTGGCCTCGCAACTTGAAAAAACGGAATGACAGGTATTTTCCGGTGGCCCGGGCAAGGGGTCAATCGGTTTGGTGGGAATAGCGGAAAAGTGATGCGGCGGTTGCGGTGATCAGGGCACAGGTTGCGATCCAACCGAAATACCAGGCGCGTCCGGCGGCGGTGTTTTCGGCAAAAGACGCGGTGAACTGGGTTTTGCCTTCCGTGGCGATCAGAAATGCGACGAGCGTCAACAGGGTGAATCCGATCTGCCGCAGCCGGCGCGGAACGCGCAAAGCCCCAGCGATCAGGGCCAGACCAATGCCGATCGGCAGGCCCATCCAGATCACCTTGTGCGCCCACCAGGGATGAGCGCCAAGTAACAGGGTCAACCCGCTGATCTGAACCAGAAGGGCCGAAACAAGCAATACGATGCCCGGGATGAGGATGTGATTGACGCGTGTCATACTGGGTATCTGGGTTTGGTTGTGCGTTGGCAAATGGGGGTGAACATTGTCTTGAACATGATTGCGCAGTTTTTCACAAATTGGTTTACGCTTTCACTAGCCGCGATGCAGAAACAAGGACACCCTGCGATGACCGATCCACAGCCGAGCGGGGAACTGACCCTTCGCACACTTGCGATGCCGCGCGATGTAAACGTCAACGGCGACATCTTTGGCGGTTGGGTGCTGAGCCAGATGGATATCGCCGCGGGTCTTACAGCCGGCGCGCGGGCCGGTGGACGGGTGACCACGGTGGCGGTGGATGCGATGAAGTTCATCCGGCCCGTCGGCGTTGGCGACGTGTTGTGCATCTATTGCCAGGTGGTGCGGGTCGGGCGCAGCTCGATGGCGATCGAGATCGAGGCCTGGGCGCTGCGTGACCGACAGGGGCTGCGTGAAAAGGTGACCGAGGCTGTGTTCACCTTTGTTGCCATCGACGAAGAAGGTCGGCCCCGCCCGGTCGATGCCGCCGCTGCAGGCTGATTGCCGCCGAAGGCGAGAGAGGCGCTGTAGAAGCCCTCTTCTCAAGCGGCCAAAGCCTCATATCATCCTGTTTCGGGCGCCCGACTCAGAGTGACGGGCCAACGTGGACCCGACGGGTATCCGGCGCCCGGATCGTGGAGATCATCATGCAAATTCTGGTGGGTATTGCCGGGCTTTCGCTGGCGGTGCTGATCTATGCCTGGGCCTATGGTCGGGCGCATGACCCGGCCGCGCCGGCCTGGGCGCGGGGGCAATTGTTCGCCTCGGTGGCGTCTTTGGTGGCGACCTCGCTGGCGCCGATCGGGGCGGGCTATCTGACAGCGGGACTCCTGTGGCCCGACGGGCTGAGCCTCGTCTGGGGGCTGCCGGTGGCAATCGGTGCGGTTCCGGTCGTCTGGGTGTTCTCACTGCGCCTTCTGCGCCGGGGCCGGGACAGGGCGCAATCGCCGACCGGGCTTGCGCGCGCAATGGCATGAGGCGGGGCCTTGCAGGGTGAGCCGTCGAAACTTATGTCGCTTTCCGAATATATGAGTTCTGGAGAGCCGACATGGGTGACAAGACATTGACATGCCTGGCCTGTGGCCAGCTCAACCGCGTTCCCGAGGCCCGGCTGACAGCCGGGGCCAAATGCGGCAAGTGCGGCGACGGGTTGCTGACAGGCCAGGCCAGGGATGTTGATCCCGCCATACTCGAGAAGGCCAAGAAGAACGACGATTTGCCACTGGTGGTGGATTTCTGGGCGCCATGGTGCGGCCCTTGCCGCATGATGGGCCCGGAATATGCCAAGGCGGCCGGGGTTCTGGCCGGTCAGGCGCGTCTGGTCAAGCTCGACACGCAAAAACACCAGTCCACCGGCGGGCGCTATGGAATCCGGGGCATCCCGACCATGGTCGCCTTTGAGCGCGGCAAAGAGAAGAAACGTCAATCCGGTGCGATGCAATCCGGTCAGATCGTGGGCTGGGTGCGCGGTTAGAAAACATTCTGATACTTGAATGTTATTTCTGACGGGTCTATATCCGAGGCAAGGCCGGGTGGGGTGCCCGGCGATTGACAGGAGTTGAATGGATGACCCTCGATCGTGCCGTGATGATGTTTGCCGGCTTCATGGTGCTGCTCAGCGTGTTGCTGACGGCGCTGGTCTCGCCCTTGTGGATGTGGTTCACCGTGTTCATCGGTGTAAACCTGATCCAGTCCTCGGTCACCGGATTTTGCCCGGCGGCCATGGTTTTGAAGAAGCTGGGGTTCAAGACCGGGACCGCGTTCTGATCTGGCCCGCGTCTAACCGTTGACGGTTCTGCCGCCGGTCACCGGCTCGGCGGCAGGGACACGGATTTCGCGCAGCATGAAGAGAAGAATCACCGCAACCGCGATGGCGGAACCGGCCAAGGGATAGAGCAGCAAGGCCGCCCAAAGCGGCAGTTCCCACAGGACACAGGCGAGGATGCTGCTGGCAAGCCCGGCAAACGTTCCCAGGAAGACTCCGATCCAAGCCATAAGGTCCCTCTCCCAAACATTCTGAAATCGCGCTGGACGACTGTCGATGCTGAGACAGTCTAGGGAAGAATGTGTTCAAAATATGTTAACCTCTGGCTGACAGAGTTCGCGGATGTCGATCTATGTCAGGCCCAGGGTGCCCGGCGCCACGATTTTCTTTACCGTGACGCTGGCCAACAAGGGGAGCGGATTGCTCACCGATCAAATCGGCCTGCTGCGCACGACGGTTTGGCAAACGCGAAGGGAGCGCCCGTTCCACATCGACGCCTGGGTGGTGCTGCCGGATCACCTGCATGCTGTCTGGACGCTGCCGCGCGGAGATACGGATTTTTCGACCCGCTGGGGCGCGATCAAGGCACGGTTTACCATGGGTGTTCGTAAGGCGGGCTTCAGCCCGCCGCCCGATCTGCCTGTGGTGCGGTCTGGAAGATATGCCGGGCTGAAGCCCGGCTTACGTTCAGAAAAACGTGAAGCCGGCGTTTGGCAGAGGCGATTCTGGGAGCATCACATCAGAGGGCCGGACGAGTATTTGGCGGCAGTTTCGTTCTGTCACAACGATCCGGTAAAGCATGGATTGGTCACGGATGCCAAGGCGTGGCCGTTTTCCACTGTGCATCGCAAAATGCAGACCTCCGGAGAGATGTGTAGGGCGGGCTTCAGCCCGCCTTCTGTCGTTGGGCCGGGCTAAAGCCCGGCCTACTGGCGTACTCAGCTTGGACCTATCGCACGAACTTCTTGTGCTTCAACCGCTTGGGTTCCAGGGCGTCAGGGCCCAGGCGGCGTTTCTTGTCCTCTTCATAATCCTCGAAGTTGCCTTCGAACCATTCCACATGGGCGTCGCCCTCGAAGGCGAGGATATGGGTGCAGATGCGGTCGAGGAAGAAGCGGTCGTGCGAAATGACCACGGCGCAGCCGGCGAAATCGACCAGCGCGTCTTCGAGCGCGCGCAGGGTTTCGACGTCGAGGTCGTTGGTCGGTTCGTCAAGCAGGAGGACGTTGCCGCCCTCTTTCAAGAGCCGCGCCATGTGCACGCGGTTGCGCTCGCCGCCCGAAAGCAGCGAGACCTTCTTCTGCTGGTCGCCGCCCTTGAAGTTGAAGGACGAGCAATAGGCGCGGCTGTTCACCTGGGCATCGCCCAGCTGGATGATCTCGGCGCCGCCGGTGATCGCCTCCCACACGGTATCGCCATCCTTCAGATCGTCGCGCGACTGATCGACATAGGAGAGCTTGACCGTATCGCCGATCTCGATGCTGCCGGCGTCGGGTTGTTCCTGCCCGGTGATCATCTTGAACAGCGTTGATTTACCGGCGCCGTTGGGGCCGATGACGCCGACGATACCGCCGGGGGGCAGCGAGAAGTCGAGGCCCTCGATCAGCTGCTTGTCGCCCATGTGTTTCGAAAGGCCCTCGACCTCGATCACCTTGGAGCCCAGGCGCGGGCCGTTGGGGATGACGATCTGGGCGCGGCCGACCTTTTCCCGTTCGGACTGGTTGGCCATCTCGTTATAGGCTTGGATCCGGGCCTTGGATTTAGCCTGGCGCGCCTTTTGGCCCTGCCGCATCCATTCCAGTTCGCGTTCCAGCGTCTTTTGCTTGGCCTTGTCCTCGCGCGCTTCCTGCTCCAGGCGCTTGGCCTTCTGCTCGAGCCAAGCGGAATAGTTGCCCTCGTAAGGGATGCCGCGGCCGCGGTCGAGTTCCAGGATCCAGCCGGTGATGCTGTCCAGGAAATAGCGGTCGTGCGTGACGATCAGGATGGTGCCCTTGTAGTCGATCAGGTG
The window above is part of the Ruegeria pomeroyi DSS-3 genome. Proteins encoded here:
- a CDS encoding REP-associated tyrosine transposase; this translates as MSIYVRPRVPGATIFFTVTLANKGSGLLTDQIGLLRTTVWQTRRERPFHIDAWVVLPDHLHAVWTLPRGDTDFSTRWGAIKARFTMGVRKAGFSPPPDLPVVRSGRYAGLKPGLRSEKREAGVWQRRFWEHHIRGPDEYLAAVSFCHNDPVKHGLVTDAKAWPFSTVHRKMQTSGEMCRAGFSPPSVVGPG
- a CDS encoding arylesterase; protein product: MRKALIGLLLAGWGMAATAEPVVIAALGDSLTQGYGLVPEQGFVPQLQRWLMAEGAEVTLINAGVSGDTTAGGAARVAWTLTPEVDAMIVALGGNDLLRGIAPEVARGNLATILTEAQRAGVAVLLVGMQAPGNYGADYKVAFDAIYPELAAEHSALLAPSFFAGLMAEGDPAAAAGLMQGDGIHPNAEGVARIVAALGPFVLDLVQAAEK
- a CDS encoding ABC transporter permease, giving the protein MSLRLAARLARRELRGGLRGFRIFLACLALGVAAIAAVGSVRSAIEAGLSREGAALLGGDAQMGFTYRFATPEERDWMQARASRVSELVDFRSMAVVGAERALTQVKAVDGAYPLLGSVTLDPDLPLDQALAGAKGLPGGVMEPVLSDRLGLQPGDRFRLGTQEFVLMARLMQVPDGVADGFALGPRTLVRTADLAQSGLLAPGTLFDTKYRLDLPPDSDLASIAQDARGRFTDSGLRWTDARNGAPGIADFTRRLGAFLILVGLSGLAVGGIGVSAAVRAYLADKTTTIATLRTLGADRRIVFQTYFLQIGALSGLGILLGLVLGGLAPLLLAPLIEAQLPVPAVFAIYPEPLAEAAIYGLLTALVFTLWPLARTEEVRAATLLRDALSRAPLLPRLRYVLATGAGLALLCGLAAWFSGALALTLWTLGGIAGALLLLAIAASAVQALSRAAAPLARGRPALRWALASISSPRQGAAPVMLSLGLGLSVLAAVGQIDGTLRNAISGNLPDVAPSYFFVDIQRDQMPGFTARLESDPGVSRVESAPMLRGIITRINDRPAREVAGNHWVVRGDRGVTYSAELPDTTRLTEGAWWPQDYDGPPLISFAAEEGAEMGLQLGDTLTVNILGRDITARIASFREVDFSTAGMGFVMAMNPAALSGAPHSNIATVYAEPDAEAAILRDLASAYPNITAIRVRDAIDRAAGLLAGLASATSYGAGVSLLTGFLVLIGAAAAGQGARIYEAAVLRTLGASRRRILLSLALRSALLGAAAGTIALAAGILGGWAVSRFVFETSFTVIWPSAILIVLGGVLAVLGASLVFALPPLAARPARVLRARE
- a CDS encoding thioredoxin domain-containing protein — translated: MGDKTLTCLACGQLNRVPEARLTAGAKCGKCGDGLLTGQARDVDPAILEKAKKNDDLPLVVDFWAPWCGPCRMMGPEYAKAAGVLAGQARLVKLDTQKHQSTGGRYGIRGIPTMVAFERGKEKKRQSGAMQSGQIVGWVRG
- a CDS encoding cold-shock protein, which produces MATGTVKWFNTTKGFGFIAPEEGGKDVFVHISAVERSGLTGLADNQKVSYELKPGRDGRESAVDLKLL
- the ettA gene encoding energy-dependent translational throttle protein EttA; protein product: MAAYQYVYHMQGVSKSYPGGKKCFENIHLSFLPGVKIGVVGVNGAGKSTLMKIMAGLDKDFTGEAWAAEGAKVGYLPQEPHLDPNLTVRENVMLGVKAKKDILDRYNELAMNYSDETADEMASLQDQIDAENLWDLDSQIDVSMEALRCPPDDANVESLSGGERRRVALCKLLLEAPDMLLLDEPTNHLDAETIAWLQQHLIDYKGTILIVTHDRYFLDSITGWILELDRGRGIPYEGNYSAWLEQKAKRLEQEAREDKAKQKTLERELEWMRQGQKARQAKSKARIQAYNEMANQSEREKVGRAQIVIPNGPRLGSKVIEVEGLSKHMGDKQLIEGLDFSLPPGGIVGVIGPNGAGKSTLFKMITGQEQPDAGSIEIGDTVKLSYVDQSRDDLKDGDTVWEAITGGAEIIQLGDAQVNSRAYCSSFNFKGGDQQKKVSLLSGGERNRVHMARLLKEGGNVLLLDEPTNDLDVETLRALEDALVDFAGCAVVISHDRFFLDRICTHILAFEGDAHVEWFEGNFEDYEEDKKRRLGPDALEPKRLKHKKFVR
- a CDS encoding SOS response-associated peptidase — encoded protein: MPGRFFLTRPLTELADWLGCALPDLGTQPPRRNIQPGQEVLVLTGQGLCPMRWGIVPVGRVNARGRPVMETIINARSETVFDKSAFAGTGRAVIPVDGWYEWTGEKRRKTAWRISDAAGAPLLFAAITDVWTAPGGQQLHQVAAVTCPPNADVAPIHHRMGVLLSREDVPVWLNGDQTQVQALMRPWPEGRLRIERATDVDWSAP
- a CDS encoding L,D-transpeptidase, which encodes MITRRTFIAASAAAGTLPWAIQAKASDAFDPTPQVVRIKKQFEPGRLLILPRSFYLYYVTEEREAIRYGCGVGKAGLEFTGTATIDVKKEWPTWRPTPEMIERDPRTYAKFVDNNYIQPGGPENPLGARALYLFQNGVDTYFRIHGTTQPQTIGHAASNGCIRMLNEHVIDLYNRVPLGTVVTVL
- a CDS encoding YgaP family membrane protein, with product MTLDRAVMMFAGFMVLLSVLLTALVSPLWMWFTVFIGVNLIQSSVTGFCPAAMVLKKLGFKTGTAF
- a CDS encoding ABC transporter ATP-binding protein; this encodes MTDPALVLEDARLSLEGNAGKVDILRGISLNVPAGQTLGLVGPSGSGKSSLLMLMGGLERATGGRVQALGHDLGAMDEDALARFRRDRMGVVFQSFHLIPTMTALENVATPLELAGHRDAFARAAAELEAVGLSHRAGHYPAQLSGGEQQRVALARAAAPRPAILLADEPTGNLDEANGAAIMDLLFGLRDQYGATLVLVTHSARLASRCDRVVRLRDGRIEDTESREAAQ
- a CDS encoding acyl-CoA thioesterase; translation: MTDPQPSGELTLRTLAMPRDVNVNGDIFGGWVLSQMDIAAGLTAGARAGGRVTTVAVDAMKFIRPVGVGDVLCIYCQVVRVGRSSMAIEIEAWALRDRQGLREKVTEAVFTFVAIDEEGRPRPVDAAAAG